CTGGACCACCTGGACGTTGGAATTCTCCAGGTATCCCTGGATGAGGCCGCCGAGACCGTCCTGCCCGGGCGTGCCGAGGATCGGCTCGCCGCTGGCGTTGGTCTGCTCGTACAGGTTGCCGCCGATCGAGAGGAGGCCGTTTTCGTTGTTGAACCGCGCCAGTTCGAGCTGGCCGAGCTCCATCGGCTGAACCTCACCGGGGATGGTCGCCATGACGACGCCGTCCTGCGAGATGTCGATGCGGCTCGCATCCGGCGGGATCGTGATTTCGGGCTCCAGGCGCAGCCCGCTCTGGGTGACGATGGTGCCGTCGGAATTGAGCGTAAACGTCCCGTCGCGGGTGTAGGCGACGGAGCCGTCGGGGCGAGTGATCTGCAGGAAGCCCTGCCCGTTGATCGCGATGTCGAGCGGGTTCTGCGTTTCGGTCAGACCGCCCTGCTGGAAGTTGCGGACCGTGGCGATGGCCGTGGCGCCATGGCCCATCTGCAGCGTCGCCGGCTGCGACGTGCCGGCATCGCCCTCGCCGGGCGCGCGGACGGTCTGATAGAGGAGATCCTGAAACACGATCTTGGCCTGCTTGAAGCCCGTCGTGTTCGCGTTGGCCAGGTTGTTGGCGATGTTGTCGACGCCTTGCTGCTGGGCTTGCATACCCAGCGCGGCGGTCCAGAGTGCTCGTAGCATGAGAGAGATTGGTTTGAAGTTCGAGGTTTGAGGTTCAAGGATTCGGGCGGCCTGGGCTCGGTAAACGAGCCATCCACTCTGAACCTTAAACCCGCCCCCTGAAACGGCTGATCGCGATCAGCCTGGCATGAGAGAGATTGGTTTGAAGTTCGAGGTTTGAGGTTCAAGGATTCGGGCGGCCTGGGCTCGGTAAACGAGCCATCCTCCTTGAACCTTGAACCTGCCCCCTGAAACGGTTGATCGCAAAAGCGATCAACCTAGAATCTGCTCAGTTCGCGCGTCGCGCGCTCGAGGTAGTTATCCACGGTCGTCAGCGTCTTTTGCTGGGCTTCGAAGAGCCGGCTGTACGCGATCAGGTCCGTCATTTCGCGCACGGCATTGACGTTGCTCATTTCGAGCTGCCCCTGGGACACCGAGGGCTCGTCGACGTCCGTCGGCTCGACGCCGTTGGCGACGAAGGACGCCGCGTCGATGCGCGTCAGGTTCTGCGGGGTGTCGAACTGGACGATGCGGAGCTGGCCGACGATGCTGTCGTCCACCACGACCTCGCCGTTGCGGCGGATCTCGATGGCGAGCGCGTCTTCGGGGATCTCGATCGATCCGGACTGGCCTTCGACGACCAGCCCGCTCGGGGTGCGCAGCGTCCCTTCCTCGTCCGTGATGAAGTGGCCGGCGCGCGTGTAGCGCGTGGCGCCCGTCTCGGGATCGGTCAGCACGAAGAAGCCCTGCCCGTTGATCGCGACGTCGAGCGGCGCGTTCGTCTGCTGCAGGCTGCCCTGTTCCTGATCGGCCCACTGGCCGAGCTGGCGCGTGCTGTAGGGCGCGTTTTCGGCGTCCAGGCCCTCGGCGAGGACCTCGGTAAACGCCCGGTCCTTGCGAAAGCCCACCGTGCTGGCGTTCGCCAGGTTGTTGGCGATGCGCTCGACCTGACGCACGTGCGACGTCATGGATTCGTAGCTGTTTTCGAGTCTGAGCAGCATAATGACCTGTTCTGTGGTTTGGGTGTGCGGGGCTGTTCTACAAAGGACTTGCCAAGCCGGCAGGGGCAGGCTATCGCGCCGCGATGGCGTAATCGCCCCGGGAAGCCGGGCATATCTTTCCTGAATTGTCGGCGGAAATTGCCCGGCGAAGCGGCGGCAACGCGGCGGCAAACGCCGGGCATCGATCCGGAGGGGCGAACGGCGCGCCGCGGCCTCCCGGCGGGGGGCATGGCAGGGTTTTTGGTCTCCGGCCCTCCACACATCCAGACGGCATCTCCCGGAGCGCCGCGCTCCATGGGCCGCCATTCCAAAAAGTACCCGCCCGCACGGGCGCCGGCACCTCGTCTACATGAACAGTATCCTCGAGCTACAGAAAGCCCGCTCGACGTCCGATGGCGCCAGCCGGCACGACGACGTGACGTTCGTCATGCCGATCTACGACCGGCTGCGCTTCTTCGCCCATTACCTCGACGAGGGGTTGTGGGATGGACTG
The Rhodothermales bacterium genome window above contains:
- the flgG gene encoding flagellar basal-body rod protein FlgG, giving the protein MLRALWTAALGMQAQQQGVDNIANNLANANTTGFKQAKIVFQDLLYQTVRAPGEGDAGTSQPATLQMGHGATAIATVRNFQQGGLTETQNPLDIAINGQGFLQITRPDGSVAYTRDGTFTLNSDGTIVTQSGLRLEPEITIPPDASRIDISQDGVVMATIPGEVQPMELGQLELARFNNENGLLSIGGNLYEQTNASGEPILGTPGQDGLGGLIQGYLENSNVQVVQEMVNLITAQRAYELNTKVVTTADQMLQQANQLKR
- a CDS encoding flagellar hook-basal body protein produces the protein MLLRLENSYESMTSHVRQVERIANNLANASTVGFRKDRAFTEVLAEGLDAENAPYSTRQLGQWADQEQGSLQQTNAPLDVAINGQGFFVLTDPETGATRYTRAGHFITDEEGTLRTPSGLVVEGQSGSIEIPEDALAIEIRRNGEVVVDDSIVGQLRIVQFDTPQNLTRIDAASFVANGVEPTDVDEPSVSQGQLEMSNVNAVREMTDLIAYSRLFEAQQKTLTTVDNYLERATRELSRF